Proteins encoded together in one Impatiens glandulifera chromosome 1, dImpGla2.1, whole genome shotgun sequence window:
- the LOC124932530 gene encoding SWI/SNF complex subunit SWI3A-like — protein MISISFKTLLTRLNPNESHSLEKTEAKVQDNELEHKGEQNGDTEMETPTLKRRRSASPSDNRGALMEQFVISSSYVEYQLSANLVALISSLVGPHITASAASAAIAALCHEIQCPNEIFDGDDSGDHVLGSSPEDILEREHRDEGTEAGGGLVSVLCDLGGLQGPDRLEKVGTCGYMSHLKTLHHDDYS, from the exons ATGATTTCAATCTCATTCAAAACATTATTAACAAGACTAAATCCAAACGAGTCTCATTCTCTTGAGAAAACTGAAGCAAAAGTCCAAGACAATGAGCTTGAGCATAAGGGTGAACAGAATGGAGATACTGAGATGGAGACACCAACTCTGAAGAGAAGACGAAGTGCTTCACCTTCAGACAATAGGGGTGCATTGATGGAACAG TTTGTTATCAGTTCCTCTTATGTTGAATATCAACTTTCTGCAAACTTGGTAGCTCTCATATCCTCTTTAGTTGGTCCACATATCACTGCCTCTGCGGCCTCTGCTGCCATCGCAGCACTCTGTCATGAAATCCAATGTCCAAATGAGATATTTGATGGTGATGATAGTGGCGATCATGTCTTAGGTTCTTCTCCTGAAGACATCCTTGAGAG AGAACACCGGGATGAAGGTACAGAGGCTGGTGGAGGTCTTG TGTCTGTGCTATGTGATCTCGGTGGACTTCAG GGACCTGATAGACTGGAGAAAGTTGGAACTTGTGGTTATATGAGTCACCTAAAAACCCTGCATCATGATGACTATTCTTGA
- the LOC124918909 gene encoding (+)-neomenthol dehydrogenase-like isoform X1: MDGKRCAIVTGANKGLGLEVCRQLAATGIKVILTARDKKRGLEAMEKLKGLAGDDITNIIFHHLDVADPSTITPLVDFVKDMFGKLDILINNAGILGSKVDWESLQGIIGKPGWTEDKLNELIDSQTYEMAEECIQVNYYGTKKMIEAFVPLLQLSDSPRILNVSSVAGKLEYLSNEWAKGVLNDVDNLTEERIDEVVKVFLNDFKDGTNLETKCWPKILSSYIVSKVALNAYTRVIAKKFLGILVNCACPGYVKTDINENTGLLSVEEGAENLVRVALLPDDGPSGAFFQQAKLSSFE, translated from the exons ATGGACGGCAAAAGGTGTGCGATTGTGACCGGCGCGAATAAAGGATTAGGGCTCGAGGTATGCAGACAGTTAGCTGCAACTGGCATCAAAGTGATTCTTACTGCTAGAGATAAGAAAAGAGGACTTGAAGCTATGGAGAAGCTCAAAGGGTTGGCCGGTGATGATATCACTAATATCATCTTCCATCACCTTGATGTGGCCGACCCCTCTACAATTACACCTCTTGTTGATTTTGTGAAGGACATGTTTGGAAAGCTTGATATATTG ATCAATAATGCTGGTATTCTAGGATCCAAGGTTGATTGGGAATCCCTGCAAGGTATTATTGGTAAG CCCGGATGGACTGAAGACAAACTCAATGAATTAATAGATTCTCAAACATACGAGATGGCGGAAGAATGTATCCAAGTGAATTATTACGGCACGAAAAAGATGATTGAAGCATTTGTTCCCCTTCTCCAACTATCTGATTCTCCAAGAATTTTGAACGTTTCTTCAGTCGCTGGAAAATTAGAA tattTGTCAAATGAATGGGCTAAAGGAGTGCTAAATGACGTTGACAACCTCACTGAAGAAAGAATAGATGAGGTGGTGAAAGTGTTCCTCAATGATTTTAAAGATGGAACTAATTTGGAAACCAAATGCTGGCCAAAGATTCTCAGTTCTTATATAGTGTCAAAAGTTGCTTTGAATGCTTACACTAGAGTTATAGCCAAGAAATTTCTGGGTATTCTCGTGAACTGTGCTTGTCCAGGTTATGTTAAGACAGACATCAACGAGAATACTGGATTACTTTCCGTGGAAGAAGGAGCCGAAAACCTAGTTAGAGTGGCTTTGTTGCCTGATGATGGGCCTTCGGGAGCATTCTTTCAACAAGCCAAACTCTCTTCTTTTGAATGA
- the LOC124918909 gene encoding (+)-neomenthol dehydrogenase-like isoform X2 — MDGKRCAIVTGANKGLGLEVCRQLAATGIKVILTARDKKRGLEAMEKLKGLAGDDITNIIFHHLDVADPSTITPLVDFVKDMFGKLDILINNAGILGSKVDWESLQGIIDSQTYEMAEECIQVNYYGTKKMIEAFVPLLQLSDSPRILNVSSVAGKLEYLSNEWAKGVLNDVDNLTEERIDEVVKVFLNDFKDGTNLETKCWPKILSSYIVSKVALNAYTRVIAKKFLGILVNCACPGYVKTDINENTGLLSVEEGAENLVRVALLPDDGPSGAFFQQAKLSSFE; from the exons ATGGACGGCAAAAGGTGTGCGATTGTGACCGGCGCGAATAAAGGATTAGGGCTCGAGGTATGCAGACAGTTAGCTGCAACTGGCATCAAAGTGATTCTTACTGCTAGAGATAAGAAAAGAGGACTTGAAGCTATGGAGAAGCTCAAAGGGTTGGCCGGTGATGATATCACTAATATCATCTTCCATCACCTTGATGTGGCCGACCCCTCTACAATTACACCTCTTGTTGATTTTGTGAAGGACATGTTTGGAAAGCTTGATATATTG ATCAATAATGCTGGTATTCTAGGATCCAAGGTTGATTGGGAATCCCTGCAAGGTATTATTG ATTCTCAAACATACGAGATGGCGGAAGAATGTATCCAAGTGAATTATTACGGCACGAAAAAGATGATTGAAGCATTTGTTCCCCTTCTCCAACTATCTGATTCTCCAAGAATTTTGAACGTTTCTTCAGTCGCTGGAAAATTAGAA tattTGTCAAATGAATGGGCTAAAGGAGTGCTAAATGACGTTGACAACCTCACTGAAGAAAGAATAGATGAGGTGGTGAAAGTGTTCCTCAATGATTTTAAAGATGGAACTAATTTGGAAACCAAATGCTGGCCAAAGATTCTCAGTTCTTATATAGTGTCAAAAGTTGCTTTGAATGCTTACACTAGAGTTATAGCCAAGAAATTTCTGGGTATTCTCGTGAACTGTGCTTGTCCAGGTTATGTTAAGACAGACATCAACGAGAATACTGGATTACTTTCCGTGGAAGAAGGAGCCGAAAACCTAGTTAGAGTGGCTTTGTTGCCTGATGATGGGCCTTCGGGAGCATTCTTTCAACAAGCCAAACTCTCTTCTTTTGAATGA